The segment CCGTGGCCACGGAGGTCGTACATGATGACGTCGATCCCGGAGGCCGCGAAGGCCGGGGCGACGGTGAAGTAGTAGCTGGCCAGGCTGTCGGTGAGCAGCCCGTGGATGAGCACCGCGGTGGCGGTGGCGGGGCGGCCGTCGCGGGGGGTGAGCCGCTGTACGTGCAGCCGGATGTCGCCGGTGTCGAGCATGGCCATGGGTCAGCCCGCCTCCGCCGCTTTGAGGCTCTGGACGACATGCTCGACGAGCCTGCCGACGGTGAGCTCGATGATCTCGTCGAACTCCATGTCCGCCAGGAACTCGGCGAAGTTGACCCGCCCCCCGTACCGCTCCTCCAGGAGGCCGGCCAGGGTGACCAGGTCGATGCTCTCCAGCTCCAGGTCGCGGTTGAAGGTGGTCCGCATGCCGATCTCGATGTCGTCGAGGCCGTATTCGTCGAGGAGTTTCGCGAGCATGCCGCTGATGTCGGCGAGCACCGACTCCTCGTCGGCGGCGGGCTGGCCAGTGTTCATAGTTCGCTCTCCTCGTCGTCGTCCTGCGTCGTCCAGGCGACGACGTAGTCCCTGCCCCGCAGTCCGGGCGGATTGCCCGCGCGTTCGTGGCGGACCGGATAGGCGGGTTCCAGGCGCCCCGAGACCACCAGCCGGTCCGGGGCGTCCGCCGCGATCACGGCGAAGTCCCTCGGCCGCCCCCGGAAGCCGGTGCCCTCCGCCTTCGCGACCGCCTCCTTCGCGGCCCAGAAGCGGGTGAACCACAGCGCCTCCGGCTCCCCGGTGGCGGCCACGCGGGCGCGCAGCAGCGCCAGTTCGTCCTGGCCGAAGGCGACGGCGAGGGTCTCCGGGTCGCGCTCGGTGACCTCCTCGATGTCGATCCCGGGCCCGGGGCCGGGGGCGTGCGGCCGTACGAGGGCGACCGCCGCCTCCGCGCGGTGGGCCAGCGAGACGTCCAGCGGGGGCAGGGCGCGGCCGTGCAGCCCGGTGACGTACGGGCGGCCCTCGGCGTCGTTGTCCACCCGGATCTCGGCCGGGTAGACGGGCCCCTCGCCGTGGTCCCAGAGCCACTGCCGTACGGCGTCCTTGGCGGCGATGCGGCCGAGCAGCCACTGGCGGCGGCCGCGCGGGGCGTGCCGCTCGTACTCCGAACGCTCGGCGCCGCTCAGGGAGTTGCGCATGATCAGGTCCCGGGAGGCCAGGTCGGGCCACCGCTCGTGGACCAGCGCCCAGCCGCCGGGCATGGCCTGGGACAGCGTGTTGCGGTCGGGGAAGCGCTCCACGGGCCTGGTCTGCGGGTCGTTGTCGAAGCGGCGGTCCTGCCAGCCGGTCAGCTCCGCCCACACCGTGCCTCCGACGGCCAGTTGTACGTCGGCTTCGAGCACGGTGTCGGTGAGGGAGGTGATCCGGATCAGGCACTCCACCTCGGTCCCGGCGGACGGATGCGGCCCGTGGAAGCGCATCTGCCGCATCTGGACGGGGAAGACCACGGTCCGCTCGGTGCGGGTCGCCATGATCCAGTAGCCGAGGATCTGGCCCACGTTGTCCAGCAGGGCGCCGGGCGCGGGCGGGGTGGTGATCACGCCGCGTATGTGGGCCTCGCCGATGGCGGTCAGCTCGGTGACCCCCTGGAACGCCGGGCCGTGGAACATCCAGCGCTCGTCGTAGAGCTGGGCGGCGGTGTGCTCCGGCGCGCGCTCCCCGGCGGAGTCCTGCATACGCCAGCGGGCGGGCGCCGACCCGGGGTGCCGGTCGGCCAGCTCGACCACCGCGCGGGCCCGGGGGCCGAAGGACACCGCGAGCCGGCCGGGGGCTTCGGGCACGACGGTGACGGTGACGTCCACCGGCGGGGTCGCGGTCAGCCACTGGTCGAAGCGGGCGTTGTGCACGGCCACCGCCAGCATGCCGGGGGCGGCCTGCTCGGCCGCGTCCATCATGTGCTGGACGATCGTGGTGGCCGGGACGACCGGCCAGCGGTCGGCCACATCGGGCCAGCCGGGGCGCTGCGGGAAGAAGCAGTGGTCGAGGAGGTACGGCATCGTGTCCGGGGACACCCGCACGACGCTGCGGCTCTCCTCCTGGGGACCGCGGGGGACGCGGGGGACCCGGGGGACGCTCGGTGCGGCGGGGCGGCGGCTGCCCGCCGCGGTCATCAACGCGGCGGCCGTGTCGGTGGTCTCCCGCATCAGCGCGCTCAGTTCGGCGGCGGCCGGGAACCGCCCGGCGAGGGCGTCCAGTGCCGATGCGGCGCCGTGCGGCGGAGTGCCCGCCCCGGCGGGGGCGGCGCCGGAAGGCACCGTACCCACGGCCGGGGCGGGAACGCCCACGGGTGCGGCCGCAGCGCCGGACCCGCGGTCTTGTGCCAGCCCGGCCCGCAGAGAGGCCAGGGCCGGACCGGCGAGGGAGACCAGCGCCCCGCTCAGGTCGAGCCGTACGGGCGGCCGGGCGTTTCGCCGGGGCGCGGCGCCCGCCGTGCGGGGCAGGGCCGGGGCGACGGCCGCACCCTCGGTCCACAGGGCGGTGGCGACGCGGCGTAGCTGGGCGAGGCCGGGGCGGTGGGGGGAGTTGGCGGTGACGACGAGATGGTCGCGGGGGCCGAGGGTGTCGCCGATGAGGGAGCCGAGCTGGCCGGTGCCGACCTGGACAAAGACCCGGTGCCCGGCGGCGTACAGGGCCTCGGTCAGCTGGCGGAAGCGGACCGGCTCCAGCAGGTGCCGTACGAACAGCTCGCGCACCGCCGCCTCGGCGGCCGGGAAGGGCGCGGCGGTCGTGCCCGACCAGACGGGGACGGCGGGCGGGTGCAGCCGGAAGCGGCCCGCCGCCTCGTTGATGGGCCCCAGGTAGGGCGCCAGCATCGGCGTGTGGAAGCCGGACTGGAAGGGCAGCACCTGGCTGAGCACGCCCTGGGCCCGGAAGGAGCGGACGAACTCCTCGACGGCCGTGTCCGGGCCGCACACCATGGACTGGTTGGGCGCGTTGTCGTGGGAGAGCACGATGCCGCTGTCCCCACCCGCGAGGGCGGCCAGTACGCGCTCGGCGGGGGCGCCGATGACGCCGAAGGCCAGGCCGGGGACGGTGACCGAGTCCGGGTCGAACGCGGCCATGAACTCGCTGACCTCGTCCGCCGCGTAGAGGCCGCCGGCCACCATGGCGGTCCACTCGCCGACGCTGTGCCCGGCCACCGCGTCCGGGACGACGCCGATCCGGCGCAGGGCGCTGTCGAGCAGCAGGCCGACGGCGACGACCCCGAAGCCGTGCCGTCCGACGTCGCCGACCCGCGCGGAGCCCGAACCGATGCCGGGCAGGCCGAAGTGGGCGGCCACGTCGTCCACCCGGGGGTCGAAGTCGCCCTCCAGGCCCGGGAAGACGAAGGCCGTCCGCCCGCCGCCCGCGAGCAGCGGCTCCGGCGAGAACCACAGGTCGCCGCGCCCCCGCCACGCGCGGCCCTTGGCCACCGCCCGGCGGGCCAGGGCGAGCCGCTTGGCGGTCGGGTCGACGATGCCGAGCCGGACGCGGCCCGCCTCCGGATGCGTACGGGCCGGGTCGAGGCCCGCCATGAGCACGGCCGGGTCGTCGGCGTCCAGCAGGGCGGCGAGCCGCTCGGGGCTGTCGGCGGCGAGCATGAGGACGCGCTCGGGCTCGTCCACCGTGAGCGCCGCCACGGCGCCCGGCGCCTGTTCCAGGACCACGTGGGCGTTGATGCCGCCGAAGCCGAAGGCGTTGACGGCGGCGCGGCGGACGGGCCGGTCGGGGGTGGTCTCCCAGGGCGTGGCCTTCTCCAGCGTACGGAACCGGGTGGCCGCGAGCGCGGGGTGCGGGTCGTCGCAGTGGAGGGTGGGCAGGAGCATGCCGTGGTGGACGGCCAGGGCCGCCTTGACCAGGCCCGCGACACCCGCGGCGGGCATGGTGTGGCCGATCATCGACTTGACGGAGCCGATGACCGCCCGCTCGTCCGTCTCCGCGCCCGGCCCGAACACATCGGCCAGCGTGGCCAGTTCGGCCCCGTCCCCGGCCGGGGTGGCGGTGCCGTGGGCCTCCAGCAGGCCGATCGACCCGGCTTCGGCGGGATCGAGACCGGCGGCCCGCCAGGCCTGGCGTACGGCGTGGGCCTGGCCGCCGGGGTCGGGGTTGACCAGACCCGCCGCGCGGCCGTCGCTGGCGACGCCGGTGCCGCGGATGACGGCGTAGACGCGGTCGCCGTCGCGCTGGGCGTCGGCGAGCCGCTTGAGGACGACCACGCCGGTGCCCTCGCCGATGAGGATGCCGTCGGCGGCGCGGTGGAAGGGGCGGATGCGCTGGCTCGGGGAAAGCGCGCGGAGCTGGGAGAAGACGCTCCACAGGGTGATGTCGTGGCAGTGGTGCACTCCCCCGGCGAGCATCAGGTCGCAGCGGCCGGAGGCGAGTTCGCCGACCGCCTGGTCGACGGCGACCAGCGAGGACGCGCACGCGGCGTCCACGGTGTAGGCGGGGCCGCGCAGGTCGAGGCGGTTGGCGACCCGGGAGGCGGCGAGGTTGGGCACCAGGCCGATCGCCGACTCGGGACTGTCCGGCCCGAGCCGCTCGGTGAAGGCCTCGCGGACCCGCTCCAGCTGCCCTGGATCGAGGTCGGGCAGCAACTCGCCCAGCGTACGGACGAGTTGCCCGGCGGTACGGACCCGCTGGTCGAGCCGGACGAGCCCCGGGGTGAGGTAGCCGCCCCGGCCGAGGACGACGCCGATGCGGTGCCGGTCGGGGAGCCGGTCCTCGCCGCCCGCGTCGGCGATGGCGGCGGCGGCCACGCTGAGTGCGATGAGCTGGTCGGGCTCGGTGCCGGCCACCGAGTTCGGCATGATCCCGAACCGGGTGACCTCCACCTCCGCCAGGCCGTCCACGAATCCGCCGCGCCGGCAGTACACCTGGTCGGCGACGGCCGGGCCGGCGGCGGTGCCGGGACGGTAGTAGTCGGCGTCCCAGCGCCCCTCGGGCACGTCGGTGATCGCGTCCGTGCCGTCCAGCAGGTTCCGCCAGTACGCGGCCAGGTCGGGCGCGCCGGGCAGCAGCACCGCCATGCCGGTGATGGCGATCGGTGGCGTCCTTGCCATTATTGCCATGCTCATGTCATCCGTGTTTCCCATGGCTCCGGTCACCAGCCCGAGGAGGTGTAGACGACGGTCCCGGCCGTCTCGTCGCCCCACGCGAGTTCGCGGAGCAGCGCCGCCGTCCCCTCCTCGGGGTCGATGAGCTTGATCCCGCGCCTGGCGTACTCCCGGCCCAGCTCCGGGCTCACCATGCCGGTGTGGCCGCCGGTGGGCGCCCACGGCCCCCAGTGCACGGTCAGCGCCCGGCGGCCGGTGCGGGCCGACCAGGCGGAACCGAGGGTCTCCAGGGCGTCGTTGGCGGCGGCGTAGTCCACCTGGCCGCGGTTACCGAGGGCGGCGGAGATACTGCCGAACAGCACGGTGAACAAAGGCCCGTTCGGCAGTTCCTCCAGCGCCTCCAGCAGGGTCTCGGCGCCGCTGGTCTTGGT is part of the Streptomyces sp. NBC_01262 genome and harbors:
- a CDS encoding beta-ketoacyl synthase N-terminal-like domain-containing protein, with the translated sequence MAIMARTPPIAITGMAVLLPGAPDLAAYWRNLLDGTDAITDVPEGRWDADYYRPGTAAGPAVADQVYCRRGGFVDGLAEVEVTRFGIMPNSVAGTEPDQLIALSVAAAAIADAGGEDRLPDRHRIGVVLGRGGYLTPGLVRLDQRVRTAGQLVRTLGELLPDLDPGQLERVREAFTERLGPDSPESAIGLVPNLAASRVANRLDLRGPAYTVDAACASSLVAVDQAVGELASGRCDLMLAGGVHHCHDITLWSVFSQLRALSPSQRIRPFHRAADGILIGEGTGVVVLKRLADAQRDGDRVYAVIRGTGVASDGRAAGLVNPDPGGQAHAVRQAWRAAGLDPAEAGSIGLLEAHGTATPAGDGAELATLADVFGPGAETDERAVIGSVKSMIGHTMPAAGVAGLVKAALAVHHGMLLPTLHCDDPHPALAATRFRTLEKATPWETTPDRPVRRAAVNAFGFGGINAHVVLEQAPGAVAALTVDEPERVLMLAADSPERLAALLDADDPAVLMAGLDPARTHPEAGRVRLGIVDPTAKRLALARRAVAKGRAWRGRGDLWFSPEPLLAGGGRTAFVFPGLEGDFDPRVDDVAAHFGLPGIGSGSARVGDVGRHGFGVVAVGLLLDSALRRIGVVPDAVAGHSVGEWTAMVAGGLYAADEVSEFMAAFDPDSVTVPGLAFGVIGAPAERVLAALAGGDSGIVLSHDNAPNQSMVCGPDTAVEEFVRSFRAQGVLSQVLPFQSGFHTPMLAPYLGPINEAAGRFRLHPPAVPVWSGTTAAPFPAAEAAVRELFVRHLLEPVRFRQLTEALYAAGHRVFVQVGTGQLGSLIGDTLGPRDHLVVTANSPHRPGLAQLRRVATALWTEGAAVAPALPRTAGAAPRRNARPPVRLDLSGALVSLAGPALASLRAGLAQDRGSGAAAAPVGVPAPAVGTVPSGAAPAGAGTPPHGAASALDALAGRFPAAAELSALMRETTDTAAALMTAAGSRRPAAPSVPRVPRVPRGPQEESRSVVRVSPDTMPYLLDHCFFPQRPGWPDVADRWPVVPATTIVQHMMDAAEQAAPGMLAVAVHNARFDQWLTATPPVDVTVTVVPEAPGRLAVSFGPRARAVVELADRHPGSAPARWRMQDSAGERAPEHTAAQLYDERWMFHGPAFQGVTELTAIGEAHIRGVITTPPAPGALLDNVGQILGYWIMATRTERTVVFPVQMRQMRFHGPHPSAGTEVECLIRITSLTDTVLEADVQLAVGGTVWAELTGWQDRRFDNDPQTRPVERFPDRNTLSQAMPGGWALVHERWPDLASRDLIMRNSLSGAERSEYERHAPRGRRQWLLGRIAAKDAVRQWLWDHGEGPVYPAEIRVDNDAEGRPYVTGLHGRALPPLDVSLAHRAEAAVALVRPHAPGPGPGIDIEEVTERDPETLAVAFGQDELALLRARVAATGEPEALWFTRFWAAKEAVAKAEGTGFRGRPRDFAVIAADAPDRLVVSGRLEPAYPVRHERAGNPPGLRGRDYVVAWTTQDDDEESEL
- a CDS encoding acyl carrier protein codes for the protein MNTGQPAADEESVLADISGMLAKLLDEYGLDDIEIGMRTTFNRDLELESIDLVTLAGLLEERYGGRVNFAEFLADMEFDEIIELTVGRLVEHVVQSLKAAEAG